The following coding sequences lie in one Flavobacterium sp. 20NA77.7 genomic window:
- a CDS encoding YiiX/YebB-like N1pC/P60 family cysteine hydrolase, with amino-acid sequence MNYRFLFFIIVSQLVFSQEVKRLKTGDLLFQSMNCGPLCDAINEVTEGYQGKDFSHMGLIYIKNDSTFVLEASGKAVKMTPLDVFSNYTDSPMFVGRLKRKYRKYIPNAIAFTLLQIGMPYDDAYLYNNGSYYCSELIYDAFLNAYGASFFELQPMTFKSPETNSFFPVWVAYYAQLKIEIPEGKLGCNPGGISTSDKLTIIGTIK; translated from the coding sequence ATGAACTATAGGTTTTTATTTTTTATTATTGTTTCGCAACTTGTTTTTAGTCAAGAAGTTAAACGGCTTAAAACAGGTGATTTACTATTTCAATCGATGAATTGTGGGCCGTTATGTGATGCTATAAACGAAGTAACTGAAGGGTATCAAGGTAAGGACTTTAGCCATATGGGGTTGATTTATATAAAAAACGATAGCACTTTTGTATTAGAAGCCTCGGGGAAAGCAGTAAAAATGACGCCTTTAGATGTATTTTCAAACTATACCGATTCGCCTATGTTTGTAGGTAGATTAAAACGAAAATACAGAAAATATATTCCAAATGCCATTGCTTTTACTCTTTTACAAATAGGCATGCCGTATGATGATGCTTATTTATATAATAATGGAAGCTATTATTGTTCGGAGTTGATTTACGATGCTTTTTTGAACGCTTATGGCGCTTCTTTTTTTGAGTTACAACCCATGACTTTTAAATCTCCTGAAACTAATTCATTTTTTCCTGTTTGGGTTGCGTATTATGCACAATTAAAAATAGAAATACCCGAAGGAAAACTAGGCTGTAACCCTGGGGGCATTTCCACTTCTGATAAGTTGACTATTATTGGAACAATTAAATAA
- the truB gene encoding tRNA pseudouridine(55) synthase TruB has protein sequence MNTESILEGQILLIDKPLTWSSFQAVNKLKYALKRQFELPKKFKIGHAGTLDPLASGLLIICTGKFTKKITEIQAQEKEYTGTIFVGATTPSYDLETEIDARFSTEHITEALIFEITKEFMGEIDQKPPVFSAIKKDGKRLYEHARAGEDVEIKARKTTIYEFEITRIALPEIDFRITCSKGTYIRSLAFDFGKALGSGGHLTALRRTKIGNYTVSEAFCPIEFVNQLQHEL, from the coding sequence ATGAACACCGAATCTATTTTAGAAGGACAGATACTACTCATAGATAAGCCATTAACTTGGTCTTCTTTTCAAGCAGTCAATAAATTAAAATATGCCTTAAAACGCCAATTTGAATTGCCAAAAAAATTCAAAATTGGACATGCGGGCACTTTAGATCCTTTAGCGTCAGGTTTGTTAATCATTTGCACAGGAAAATTCACTAAAAAAATTACAGAAATTCAAGCGCAAGAAAAAGAGTATACAGGAACAATTTTTGTTGGTGCCACAACACCTTCCTACGATTTAGAAACCGAAATTGACGCCAGATTCTCAACCGAACATATTACAGAAGCGTTAATTTTTGAAATCACAAAAGAATTTATGGGAGAAATTGATCAAAAACCTCCTGTTTTTTCTGCCATCAAAAAAGATGGAAAACGCTTATATGAACATGCTCGTGCGGGAGAAGATGTTGAAATTAAAGCAAGAAAAACGACCATTTACGAATTTGAAATTACGCGCATAGCTTTACCTGAGATTGATTTTAGAATAACATGTAGTAAAGGAACCTATATTCGCTCTTTGGCTTTTGACTTTGGAAAGGCATTAGGCTCTGGAGGTCATTTAACGGCTTTGCGCCGAACGAAAATTGGCAATTACACTGTTTCTGAAGCCTTTTGTCCCATAGAATTTGTAAATCAATTACAACATGAACTATAG
- a CDS encoding undecaprenyl-diphosphate phosphatase, giving the protein MDLLQALILAIIEGITEYLPVSSTGHMIFASSYFGIEKEAFTKLFQVSIQFGAILAVVVLYWRKFFDFTKFQFFLKLGFAVIPALILGKLFDEKIETVLEHPTPIAIVLIIGGIILLVVDRFFTNPTIHKEEDITFKKAITIGFWQCLAMMPGTSRSAASIIGGMQQGLTRQAAAEFSFFLAVPTMLAVTCYSTFIKTYEDTQMKGYELILKSSENTKMFIIGNVVAFIVAVLAIKFFIEIIKKYGFKPWGWYRIIAGFLLLVYFNFLK; this is encoded by the coding sequence ATGGATTTACTTCAAGCTCTCATTCTTGCCATTATTGAAGGTATTACGGAATATTTACCTGTTTCGTCAACGGGACATATGATTTTTGCGAGTTCCTATTTTGGAATAGAAAAGGAAGCTTTTACAAAATTATTTCAAGTGTCTATTCAATTTGGAGCCATTTTAGCTGTAGTTGTATTGTATTGGCGTAAGTTTTTTGACTTTACTAAATTCCAATTCTTTTTAAAATTAGGATTTGCCGTCATTCCTGCCTTAATTTTAGGAAAATTATTTGACGAAAAAATTGAAACTGTACTAGAACATCCAACTCCTATTGCAATAGTTTTAATTATAGGAGGCATTATTTTATTAGTTGTAGATCGTTTTTTTACAAATCCTACTATACATAAAGAAGAAGATATTACGTTCAAAAAGGCAATTACCATCGGTTTTTGGCAATGCCTAGCCATGATGCCGGGAACAAGCCGAAGTGCTGCAAGTATTATTGGCGGTATGCAACAAGGCTTAACTAGACAAGCCGCTGCTGAATTTTCATTTTTCTTAGCCGTTCCTACCATGTTAGCTGTAACATGCTATTCGACGTTTATTAAAACGTATGAAGATACTCAAATGAAAGGGTATGAACTCATTTTAAAATCATCGGAAAACACAAAAATGTTTATCATTGGTAATGTGGTAGCTTTTATTGTTGCGGTTTTAGCCATCAAATTTTTTATAGAAATTATAAAAAAATATGGGTTTAAACCTTGGGGATGGTACAGAATTATTGCAGGGTTTCTTTTATTAGTTTATTTTAATTTTCTAAAATAA
- a CDS encoding DUF3098 domain-containing protein translates to MENNNKSEFLFGKENYKFLLIGLAVIALGFILMSGGANEDPNVFNEDVFNFRRIRLAPTVVLLGFGITIYSILVKSKK, encoded by the coding sequence ATGGAAAACAACAACAAATCTGAATTTCTTTTTGGGAAAGAAAATTATAAATTTTTATTAATTGGATTAGCCGTTATTGCTTTAGGTTTTATTTTAATGAGCGGTGGTGCCAATGAAGACCCAAATGTGTTTAATGAAGATGTTTTTAATTTTAGAAGAATTCGTTTAGCACCAACAGTTGTTTTACTAGGATTTGGAATTACTATTTATTCGATTTTAGTGAAAAGTAAAAAGTAA
- a CDS encoding cell division protein FtsX, translating to MALSFEQYQRRRLISSYFSVVFSIFLVLFLLGALGLFVVNSEKISNDFKENIPMNVYFKDEANDTVLNQFDTELKNAKFVKRYDFITKDEAAKNNVDIVGKDFKEFLGFNPLQNSFDIHLKGDYVTSEEIKKIEMQFKRNTYISDVIYPKELVDLVNENVEKISFWILIISGVLTVIAMLLINGSIRLSIYSHRFTIKTMQMVGATKSFIRKPFIIRNILLGLAGSVLAIISLLVAWLYVDSLFPTLGIAKDVVSFVSIALGVILVGVLITFISTFFATTRFLNLRTDDLY from the coding sequence ATGGCATTATCATTTGAACAATATCAAAGAAGAAGGCTTATTTCTTCTTATTTTTCAGTAGTATTCAGTATCTTTTTAGTATTGTTTTTACTAGGAGCGTTAGGGCTTTTCGTTGTTAATTCGGAAAAAATATCAAACGACTTTAAAGAAAACATTCCTATGAATGTTTATTTTAAAGACGAAGCAAATGATACGGTATTAAATCAGTTTGATACCGAATTAAAAAATGCAAAGTTTGTAAAAAGATATGATTTTATCACTAAAGATGAAGCTGCTAAAAATAATGTAGATATTGTGGGTAAAGATTTTAAAGAATTTTTAGGGTTTAATCCGTTGCAAAATTCGTTTGATATTCACTTGAAAGGCGATTATGTTACTTCAGAAGAAATTAAAAAAATTGAAATGCAATTCAAAAGAAACACTTACATTTCTGATGTTATATATCCTAAAGAATTAGTGGATTTAGTAAATGAAAATGTTGAAAAAATAAGTTTTTGGATATTAATCATTAGTGGCGTTTTAACTGTTATAGCTATGTTGCTTATCAATGGTTCCATTCGATTATCAATTTATTCACATCGTTTTACCATTAAAACTATGCAAATGGTAGGCGCAACAAAATCTTTCATTAGAAAACCATTTATCATACGAAACATATTACTAGGTTTGGCAGGTTCTGTTTTAGCTATTATTTCGTTATTAGTTGCTTGGTTATATGTAGACAGTTTGTTCCCAACACTTGGCATTGCCAAAGACGTGGTGTCTTTTGTTAGTATTGCTTTAGGCGTAATACTTGTTGGTGTGCTTATTACTTTTATCAGTACATTTTTTGCCACCACTCGATTTTTAAACTTAAGAACAGACGACTTGTATTAG
- a CDS encoding toxin-antitoxin system YwqK family antitoxin: MKQLFIFSMFLISSVLMAQNAYINNEYDIEIRMPDIRNMASFFYSEWELDPADMSNKLTDVETLKKSNKQTNIRYDITKNRLEGTVVKVYINSKIYSEATYKNGLLEGKKTIYHVNGSTFQEMDFKNGKANGVCNIYDDQYHLVIETHYKDNIKNGIRRYTYPNYDKKILEGNYVNGNLVGNLKFYEGKNLYILPNDFKKGNVQRFVNDKLVTEYSIINTREIHGDAKVYNYDTGTLSVKIPYYLGKKHGFVEFYNAKGEITSTYEYRFGKKIGEHKTFSNAKKLLKEEYYDQQGLKTGTWKNYNAGGEIEREQNFKNDSLNGQVINYKNGKITSVTTYKNNKRNGYILYNKDNNLKSSEAIYENEELVKETAYYANQAVFYIHEKDTNTGLYSIKYYDKAGKLLHENKYNTKKLPVGINKFYTLKDDEPTSTNETHYDANGRKIKYIYKMYGGGVVETNYRNEVMHGVKIIFDEKTNTEKREYYYESQGKSKLVTKEEFESLIKAENK, from the coding sequence ATGAAACAACTATTTATCTTTTCTATGTTCTTAATTTCAAGTGTTTTAATGGCTCAAAATGCATATATAAACAATGAATATGATATAGAAATCAGAATGCCCGATATAAGAAATATGGCTAGTTTCTTTTATAGCGAATGGGAGTTAGATCCAGCAGATATGTCAAATAAATTAACGGATGTGGAAACATTAAAAAAGTCAAATAAGCAAACTAATATTCGTTATGACATCACTAAAAATAGATTAGAAGGTACTGTTGTTAAGGTGTATATAAATTCAAAAATTTATTCTGAGGCAACGTATAAAAATGGTCTTTTAGAGGGTAAAAAAACAATCTATCATGTAAATGGATCTACTTTTCAAGAGATGGATTTTAAAAATGGAAAAGCAAATGGTGTTTGTAATATTTATGATGACCAATATCATTTAGTTATTGAAACACACTACAAAGACAATATTAAAAATGGAATTCGCCGTTATACGTATCCAAATTACGACAAAAAAATACTGGAAGGGAATTATGTAAATGGAAATTTAGTGGGAAATTTAAAATTTTATGAAGGTAAAAATCTTTATATTTTACCTAATGATTTTAAAAAAGGCAACGTACAGCGTTTTGTAAATGATAAATTAGTTACCGAATACAGCATTATTAATACTAGAGAAATTCATGGAGATGCTAAAGTCTATAATTATGATACGGGAACTTTAAGTGTGAAAATTCCATATTATCTAGGTAAAAAACACGGATTTGTAGAGTTTTATAATGCAAAAGGAGAAATCACTTCAACATATGAATACCGATTTGGAAAAAAAATAGGCGAGCATAAAACATTTTCTAATGCTAAAAAACTACTTAAAGAAGAATACTATGACCAGCAAGGATTAAAAACCGGAACTTGGAAAAATTACAATGCGGGAGGAGAAATTGAACGCGAACAAAATTTTAAAAATGACAGTTTGAATGGCCAAGTTATAAATTATAAAAATGGGAAAATAACGAGTGTAACAACATATAAAAACAACAAAAGAAATGGTTATATTCTTTATAATAAAGACAATAATTTAAAATCTTCAGAAGCGATTTATGAAAATGAGGAATTGGTAAAAGAAACAGCATATTATGCTAATCAAGCCGTTTTTTATATTCATGAAAAAGATACAAATACGGGGCTTTATAGCATAAAATATTACGATAAAGCTGGAAAACTGTTGCATGAAAATAAATACAACACTAAAAAACTCCCAGTTGGAATTAATAAGTTTTATACCCTTAAAGATGATGAGCCTACCTCAACTAATGAAACACATTATGATGCAAATGGCAGAAAAATTAAATATATCTATAAAATGTATGGTGGAGGTGTCGTGGAAACGAATTATAGAAACGAAGTAATGCATGGTGTAAAAATTATTTTTGACGAAAAAACAAATACCGAAAAAAGAGAATATTATTACGAATCGCAAGGAAAGTCTAAACTAGTAACAAAGGAAGAGTTCGAAAGCCTTATAAAAGCAGAAAACAAATAG
- a CDS encoding leucine--tRNA ligase has translation MKYHHEKIEAKWQHYWAENQTFAASNQSEKPKYYVLDMFPYPSGAGLHVGHPLGYIASDIVARYKRHQGFNVLHPQGYDSFGLPAEQYAIQTGQHPEKTTRENIARYREQLDKIGFSFDWSREVRTSNPDYYKHTQWIFIQLFESWYNKNSDKAESICALMQEFEKNGNTQVNAVCDDNITSFSAAEWNAFSSEQQQKILLQYRLTYLAETEVNWCPALGTVLANDEIVNGVSERGGHPVVRKKMTQWSMRISAYAERLLQGLNDIDWSESIKESQRNWIGKSVGAMVSFKVKSQKSESQTQSESLDFRPSTFDHINVFTTRPDTIFGVTFMTLAPEHELVAQITTPEQKAAVEAYVEATAKRSERERMADVKTISGVFTGAYAEHPFTKEPIPIWIGDYVLAGYGTGAVMAVPCGDERDYAFANFFKGTHGMPEIKNIFNQDISEAAYGEKGGFELVNSDFLNGLDYKNGTKKAIEALEKIGAGNAKVNYRLRDAVFSRQRYWGEPFPVYYVNGLPQMIDKKHLPIVLPEVEKYLPTEDGQPPLGNATIWAWDVEKSEVVSCELIDNVKVFPLELNTMPGWAGSSWYWMRYMDAQNENDFASEEALNYWQNVDLYIGGSEHATGHLLYSRFWNKFLKDRGFAPTEEPFKKLINQGMILGMSAKAYILKINIISKNDEEYKKEVNDFVNNYKQYYISATYSALLKSEDYIKLNQLGNDLIEKVMNILIRDFSFKTITKDDILLKIDSESSINIDLIYVEENGNLRTIDFEKIKKSEDLRYSKLEVNSIMGMDNKFHCFSEVEKMSKSKYNVVNPDDICNEYGADTLRLYEMFLGPLEQAKPWNTAGITGVYGFLKKLWRLYFDDNGLVIVNDEPTAEMYKSLHKTIKKVTEDIENFSFNTSVSQFMICVNELQQLKCHHRAILEPLALLVSPYAPHIAEELWSALGYEGSISRVSFPKFEEKYLVESEKEYPVSFNGKMRFTIKLPLDLTAAQIEEIVMEDERTQAQLQGRTPNKVIIVPGKIINLVG, from the coding sequence ATGAAATACCACCACGAAAAAATCGAAGCCAAATGGCAACACTATTGGGCAGAAAACCAAACTTTTGCTGCATCTAATCAATCGGAAAAACCTAAATACTATGTATTAGACATGTTTCCATATCCATCGGGAGCGGGGTTGCACGTTGGGCATCCGTTAGGGTACATTGCATCAGATATTGTAGCGCGTTATAAAAGACACCAAGGTTTTAATGTGTTGCATCCGCAAGGGTATGATTCATTTGGGTTACCAGCTGAACAATATGCGATTCAAACAGGGCAACATCCTGAAAAAACTACGCGTGAAAATATTGCCCGTTACCGCGAACAATTAGATAAAATTGGGTTTTCGTTCGATTGGAGCAGAGAAGTTCGTACGTCAAATCCAGACTATTACAAACATACACAGTGGATTTTCATACAATTATTCGAATCTTGGTACAATAAAAACTCGGATAAAGCAGAAAGCATTTGCGCCTTAATGCAAGAATTTGAGAAAAACGGAAATACACAAGTTAATGCCGTTTGTGATGATAACATCACTTCGTTTTCTGCAGCCGAATGGAACGCTTTTTCATCTGAACAACAACAAAAAATCTTATTACAATACAGATTAACCTATTTAGCCGAAACCGAAGTAAACTGGTGTCCTGCTTTAGGGACCGTTTTAGCGAATGACGAAATCGTAAATGGCGTTTCAGAACGCGGCGGCCATCCAGTTGTTCGTAAGAAAATGACTCAATGGAGTATGCGAATTTCTGCATATGCGGAGCGATTATTACAAGGTTTAAATGATATCGATTGGAGTGAATCCATCAAAGAATCACAACGAAATTGGATTGGTAAATCAGTCGGAGCAATGGTTTCGTTTAAAGTCAAAAGTCAAAAGTCGGAAAGTCAAACACAATCTGAGTCTTTAGACTTTAGACCTTCGACCTTCGACCATATCAATGTGTTTACGACTCGCCCTGATACGATTTTCGGAGTAACATTTATGACATTAGCACCCGAACACGAATTGGTGGCACAAATTACTACTCCAGAACAAAAAGCAGCGGTGGAAGCTTATGTAGAAGCCACAGCAAAACGTTCAGAAAGAGAAAGAATGGCCGATGTAAAAACCATTTCAGGAGTATTTACAGGCGCATATGCCGAACATCCTTTCACAAAAGAACCTATTCCAATTTGGATTGGCGATTATGTCTTGGCGGGTTATGGAACAGGTGCTGTTATGGCGGTTCCTTGTGGCGATGAACGTGATTATGCTTTCGCGAATTTCTTCAAAGGAACACACGGAATGCCAGAAATAAAAAATATTTTCAACCAAGATATTTCAGAAGCGGCTTATGGTGAAAAAGGCGGATTCGAATTGGTAAATTCTGATTTCTTAAACGGATTAGATTACAAAAACGGAACGAAAAAAGCCATCGAAGCTTTAGAAAAAATAGGTGCAGGAAATGCTAAAGTAAATTACCGTTTACGCGATGCTGTTTTCTCTCGTCAACGTTATTGGGGCGAGCCTTTTCCAGTATATTATGTGAATGGTTTACCACAAATGATAGACAAAAAACACCTGCCAATTGTGTTGCCAGAAGTAGAAAAGTACTTACCCACAGAAGACGGGCAACCGCCATTAGGAAACGCAACTATTTGGGCTTGGGACGTTGAAAAGTCGGAAGTAGTGAGTTGTGAGTTGATAGATAACGTGAAAGTTTTTCCTTTAGAATTGAACACGATGCCAGGTTGGGCAGGTTCTTCTTGGTATTGGATGCGTTATATGGATGCGCAAAATGAAAACGATTTTGCAAGCGAAGAAGCATTAAACTATTGGCAAAATGTAGATTTATACATTGGTGGAAGCGAGCACGCAACCGGACATTTATTGTATTCTCGTTTTTGGAACAAATTCTTAAAAGATAGAGGTTTCGCCCCAACAGAAGAACCCTTCAAAAAACTAATTAATCAGGGAATGATTTTGGGAATGAGTGCGAAAGCATATATTTTAAAGATTAATATTATTTCCAAAAATGATGAAGAATATAAAAAAGAAGTTAATGATTTTGTAAATAATTATAAACAGTATTATATATCTGCAACTTATTCGGCATTATTAAAATCTGAAGATTATATCAAATTAAATCAATTAGGAAATGATTTAATAGAAAAGGTAATGAATATATTAATTAGAGACTTTTCCTTTAAAACAATTACTAAAGACGATATTTTATTAAAAATTGATAGTGAAAGTTCAATTAATATTGATTTGATATATGTTGAGGAAAATGGAAATTTAAGAACAATTGATTTTGAAAAGATAAAAAAATCAGAAGACTTAAGATATTCTAAATTAGAGGTTAACTCAATAATGGGAATGGATAATAAATTTCATTGCTTTTCAGAAGTAGAAAAAATGTCAAAATCAAAATACAACGTAGTCAATCCAGATGATATTTGTAATGAATACGGTGCCGATACGCTACGTTTGTATGAAATGTTTTTAGGGCCATTGGAACAAGCAAAACCTTGGAATACAGCAGGTATTACAGGGGTTTACGGTTTCTTGAAAAAATTATGGCGTTTGTATTTTGATGATAACGGTTTAGTTATTGTAAACGATGAACCAACAGCAGAAATGTATAAATCGTTACATAAAACTATCAAAAAAGTAACCGAAGACATTGAGAATTTCTCATTTAACACATCGGTTTCTCAATTTATGATTTGCGTGAATGAATTACAACAATTAAAATGCCATCACAGAGCCATTTTAGAACCATTAGCCCTTTTAGTTTCTCCTTACGCGCCTCATATCGCTGAAGAATTATGGAGTGCTTTAGGTTATGAAGGTTCTATTTCAAGGGTTTCTTTTCCAAAATTTGAAGAAAAGTATTTGGTAGAATCTGAAAAAGAATACCCAGTTTCATTCAATGGAAAAATGCGTTTCACGATTAAATTACCATTAGATTTAACCGCTGCTCAAATTGAAGAAATCGTAATGGAAGATGAGCGCACACAAGCACAATTACAAGGCAGAACGCCTAATAAAGTGATTATCGTTCCTGGTAAGATTATTAATTTGGTGGGGTAA
- a CDS encoding zinc metallopeptidase — protein sequence MFDTGSMLIGVVMMLISWLVSSRLQSKFDHYSKVYLRNGMSGAEIAEKMLHDHGIYDVKVISTPGRLTDHYNPMDKTVNLSEAVYGQRNAAAAAVAAHEVGHAVQHAQAYSMLELRSKLVPAVQISSSLVQWVLLAGILMINTFPNLLLIGIVLFSVTTLFSIITLPVEYDASNRALAWLKNKNMLGQEEYAGAEDSLKWAARTYLVAAIGSIATLLYYVMRYVGASRD from the coding sequence ATGTTTGATACAGGTTCTATGTTAATAGGTGTAGTAATGATGTTGATTAGTTGGTTGGTATCTAGTAGATTACAATCAAAATTCGATCATTATTCTAAGGTTTATTTGCGAAATGGCATGTCAGGTGCCGAAATCGCTGAAAAAATGCTTCACGATCATGGTATATATGATGTAAAAGTAATTTCGACACCTGGGCGATTAACAGATCATTACAATCCAATGGATAAAACAGTCAATCTATCAGAAGCCGTGTATGGTCAACGAAATGCTGCTGCTGCTGCCGTTGCCGCTCATGAAGTTGGACATGCCGTTCAACATGCACAAGCATACAGTATGTTAGAATTACGCTCTAAATTAGTGCCCGCGGTACAAATTTCTTCTAGTTTGGTGCAATGGGTTTTATTAGCTGGAATATTGATGATAAATACATTTCCTAATTTATTATTAATAGGAATTGTGCTGTTTTCTGTAACTACTTTATTTTCAATTATTACGTTACCAGTTGAATATGATGCAAGCAATAGAGCTTTAGCATGGTTAAAAAACAAGAACATGCTAGGGCAAGAAGAATATGCAGGAGCTGAAGATTCATTGAAATGGGCAGCAAGAACGTATTTAGTAGCAGCTATTGGTTCTATAGCAACGTTATTGTATTATGTAATGCGATATGTAGGTGCGAGTCGTGACTAG
- a CDS encoding saccharopine dehydrogenase family protein, giving the protein MKNILIIGAGRSASSLIKYLLDKSDAEKLHITIADLSEELAKKKANGHPNAAIVVLDIFDEIARRNAVQHADIVVSMLPAHLHIEVAKDCIFFKKHMVTASYISAAMQELDAEAKANNLILMNEIGLDPGIDHMSAMKVLDEIRAKGGNIILFESFCGGLVAPESDTNLWNYKFSWNPRNVVLAGQGGAAKFIQEGKYKYIPYSKLFRRTEFLEVDGFGRFEAYANRDSLKYRSVYGLDEALTCYRGTIRRVGYSRAWDILVQLGMTDDTYTMEDSEHMTYREFTNSFLPYHPTDTVEIKLRHAQKIDQDDIIWDKLVELDLFRSDKIVGLKNATPAQILEKILTEKWTLQPHDKDMIVMYHKFGYELNGEKKQIDATMVCIGDDQIYTAMSKTVGLPVAIATLKILKGEITTPGVQLPIGKEVYEPVLKELETYGVIFNEMEVPYLGYNPLNVEN; this is encoded by the coding sequence ATGAAGAATATATTAATCATAGGAGCAGGAAGATCAGCTTCTTCACTCATAAAATATCTTTTAGACAAATCTGACGCAGAAAAACTACATATTACTATAGCCGATTTGTCTGAAGAATTAGCTAAGAAAAAAGCAAATGGACATCCTAATGCCGCGATTGTTGTGTTAGATATTTTTGATGAAATAGCGAGAAGAAATGCTGTTCAACATGCAGATATTGTTGTTTCTATGTTGCCCGCTCACTTGCACATTGAAGTAGCTAAAGATTGCATTTTTTTTAAAAAACACATGGTAACAGCATCCTATATTAGTGCAGCAATGCAAGAACTAGACGCAGAGGCTAAAGCTAATAATCTAATTTTAATGAATGAAATTGGGCTTGACCCAGGTATTGATCACATGAGTGCGATGAAAGTATTAGACGAAATTAGAGCTAAAGGTGGCAACATTATTCTTTTTGAATCATTCTGTGGCGGATTAGTAGCTCCTGAGAGCGATACTAATTTATGGAATTATAAATTTTCTTGGAATCCAAGAAATGTAGTATTGGCAGGTCAAGGTGGCGCGGCAAAATTTATTCAAGAAGGAAAATATAAATACATTCCTTATTCAAAATTATTTAGAAGAACAGAGTTTTTAGAAGTAGATGGTTTTGGTAGATTTGAAGCCTATGCCAATAGAGATTCGTTGAAATATAGAAGTGTATATGGTTTAGATGAAGCCTTGACTTGTTACCGAGGAACCATACGACGAGTGGGCTACTCAAGAGCTTGGGATATTTTAGTACAACTGGGCATGACAGATGACACGTATACCATGGAAGATTCGGAACACATGACGTATAGAGAATTTACCAATTCTTTTTTACCTTATCATCCTACTGATACTGTAGAAATTAAATTGAGACATGCACAAAAAATTGACCAAGACGATATCATATGGGACAAACTAGTTGAACTAGATTTATTCCGTTCTGATAAAATAGTAGGCTTAAAAAATGCTACTCCTGCTCAAATATTAGAAAAAATATTAACGGAAAAATGGACGTTACAACCACATGACAAAGACATGATAGTCATGTATCACAAATTTGGTTACGAATTAAACGGTGAGAAAAAGCAAATCGATGCTACTATGGTTTGCATAGGTGATGACCAAATTTATACTGCCATGTCAAAAACAGTAGGACTTCCTGTAGCTATTGCAACTTTAAAAATCCTTAAGGGAGAAATTACAACTCCAGGGGTACAATTGCCTATTGGTAAAGAAGTATATGAACCTGTTTTGAAAGAACTTGAAACGTATGGCGTTATTTTCAACGAAATGGAAGTGCCTTATTTAGGCTACAACCCTTTAAATGTAGAAAATTAG
- a CDS encoding DUF423 domain-containing protein, producing MEKKIILVGLLLGVIAIVLGAFGAHALKKTLTAAQLVSFETGVKYQMYHALFLVFVASTSFFNTNEKTIAFYLTLFGILFFSGSIYLLTTASITGIKTKILGPITPIGGMLLISAWGYLIFRLLAKK from the coding sequence ATGGAGAAAAAGATAATATTGGTTGGATTGCTTTTAGGAGTAATAGCTATAGTATTAGGGGCTTTTGGCGCACATGCTTTAAAAAAAACACTAACGGCAGCACAGTTAGTCTCTTTTGAAACGGGTGTAAAATATCAAATGTATCATGCGCTATTCTTGGTTTTTGTTGCATCTACATCCTTTTTTAATACGAATGAAAAGACAATTGCTTTTTATTTGACTCTTTTTGGCATATTGTTTTTTTCAGGTTCAATTTATTTGTTGACAACGGCAAGCATTACAGGAATAAAAACAAAAATTCTAGGGCCAATTACGCCTATTGGAGGAATGTTACTCATTAGTGCTTGGGGCTATCTAATTTTCAGACTTTTAGCTAAAAAATAA